One Notolabrus celidotus isolate fNotCel1 chromosome 16, fNotCel1.pri, whole genome shotgun sequence DNA window includes the following coding sequences:
- the LOC117828173 gene encoding ly-6/neurotoxin-like protein 1 — translation MNKLLWCSATLLTVFVTVDSLTCYTCNGNAMDSCLIDSPVNCTTSQTSCYIGVTMFSTKQQIYSRGCTKASTCEDTVGSILDVTYTVTMSCCSTDLCNRAASSKLPLTAALCAALGAVWSQWGL, via the exons ATGAACAAACTCCTGTGGTGCAGTGCAACGCTGTTGACTGTGTTTGTTACAG TTGATTCCCTCACCTGTTACACCTGTAATGGGAATGCCATGGACTCCTGCCTCATTGATTCTCCTGTTAATTGCACCACAAGTCAGACCAGCTGCTACATCGGAGTGACCA TGTTTAGTACCAAGCAGCAGATCTACTCAAGAGGTTGCACAAAAGCATCCACCTGTGAAGACACTGTGGGATCCATCCTGGATGTTACCTACACCGTCACCATGAGCTGCTGCAGCACTGACCTGTGCAACAGAGCTGCCTCCTCAAAGCTGCCTCTGACTGCCGCTCTATGTGCTGCTTTGGGGGCAGTGTGGAGCCAGTGGggcctttaa
- the spaca4l gene encoding sperm acrosome membrane-associated protein 4 yields the protein MNRIILQLFAVGICFAAGQALQCYKCKLGFFNLCITSTTTCESGELCFSGVGKAAGVLDITTKGCLKVAECNNTKEVNFPGTDPNSTLAYRMTKTCCAGDLCNAAPGLPGASALSMTLATVTALFVAYVV from the exons ATGAACAGAATTATCCTCCAGCTTTTTGCAGTCGGAATCTGCTTTGCAGccg GTCAAGCTCTGCAGTGCTACAAATGCAAACTTGGCTTCTTTAATTTGTGCATAACCTCTACAACCACATGTGAAAGCGGAGAACTTTGCTTCAGTGGTGTTGGGAAAGCAG CTGGCGTTCTGGATATCACCACAAAGGGCTGCCTAAAAGTGGCTGAGTGTAACAATACCAAAGAGGTGAACTTCCCTGGCACTGACCCCAACTCCACCCTGGCCTACAGAATGACCAAGACGTGCTGCGCCGGAGACCTGTGCAATGCTGCACCTGGTCTGCCCGGGGCCTCCGCGCTGAGCATGACCCTCGCCACGGTCACTGCTCTGTTTGTGGCCTACGTGGTTTGA